The window GCACATAACTGATGAAGGGTGATGGCGATCTGGCTGGAGTCCTGctcagagttaaaaaaaaataattatttcttcatttctaaaGCAGTTCTTATCCTCTAATGTATTTTGAGGAGCTGACCTGTCCTATTATGTTAAATTTTGTCATCTAGGTGAAAATGTTCTTCATGTTCGTGATGCTGATACACAGGACAAGATTCTGCATGCTCTACAGCTGCAGTTTGGTAAACAGTATCCATGGTAAGTACATTTGTATTGCTTCATTGGAGGGGATGTTGGAGCAGTAGAGTAAAAGGCATTTAGTCCTAAGGTGGTTCATCATATTTGATTGGACTGCCTTTAGTGCACTAATATGAggttacagattttttttaatttcccgTATCTCATTCAGAATCATAGTGCAGTGCCTGGTATGCAGATTAGTATTTGCAGAGCAAAATGTTACTAGTAATGTTTTGATATAACTACTACTTTAACATCCAACAGAAAGTCAAGAAGACAAAATTCATATGCTAGCTTAGACTAGCATGATTAAGAGAGCTTGTTCTATaggagcagcactggggaggaCATCCTGTCTGCCTACCTCTGACTTGTGCCTGAAGGGACACACTACTTCATAGCTGGATTGACCTCAGGCATGATATGTAGAGAGTTCTGAGTGCAAGCTTCCAGGGGAGCTGCAGGATTATAGCATGATGCTTTTAGTTATTCTTCAGCCATACAGTATTGACCCTCGATTCTTTAATGTATAAGTTCTTAATAAGCTTCAAGAGATAGTATTTGTCTAATTAAAATCAAGAATCAAAAGTGTATTTCTTAAGAACCTCAACAGAGTAATAAAACTGAATTCAGTAATACCAAATGTCTGATACCATGCATGATGGTATTATAAAACCGACATGTATGTTGAAAACTGATAGGAATGTACAGTTTATTATTACATAGTTGCTATCAGTGTGGTCAGTACATCTTGTCTGGACTTGTAGCACATACATAAACTTTCCATAATTTTGGAGCTTTATTATGTGGGTCCTTTCGTTAAAActcttaaatttctttttttttctttttttttttcttttttttttttctttggcatcaGTAGCTTTCCAGGTTTCTACATTCCATGTTTCATATTCCAAAATGGAGCTAATGCCAAAATTGCACTGTCTGTTGTGTGATCTTCAAACTAGGGATGCTATCTACCGTATCCCATGACAGACTCAAGTACTGCTAGCTGCAGTATTGTTACAGTAGCCATATCATCATTTTGTAATGACACAGTGTTACAGCCTTCTGTCATATAAAGAAGTTTGTAGATTGCAGTGTTATTTccaattaaattgatttttttttcatattatagCTCAAAAATATATGGAGATGGTAATGCTGTTCCAAGGATTTTGAAGTTCCTTAAATCTATTGACCTCAAAGAGCCATTgcaaaagaaattctgttttcctcctgtcAAAGATAATATTTCTCAAGATATTGACCATATTCTAGAGACACAGAGTGCTCTGGCTGTGGATCTAGGTGGAACAAATCTCCGAGTAGCAATTGTCAGTATGAAGGTAAATATTCTATTGTGCTTTTAGATACTCTGCAAACTCCATTGGGCTTTGTGGTTCTGTTCCTACAGTGGAGATACGGGCTTATGATGCAAAAGAGCTCCAAAACAAAGCAGTCTTACTGGCTTTTGCTGTTGAGGGGTAAAGTAGATTTTCCCTCATTTGTTGCACCTCTCATACAGTTTTGATACAACTTGCCTGCTGGCTTGCTGCTGTTAAACTAGCAAAGCCCCATTTGCTGGTCCATGGTccttgctgttccctgtctgTGGGAAGTCATACAGACCTCAAAGAACAGGACAACTTTCAGATGTGTTGGTTCCCTGTAAAAGGTGACTCAGTTCACCCTGCAGCTTTTTATATGtcaaacaaaaaagggaaaggctCCAAGAGCACTTTTTTTACTTCCCTGCTGCCTTACACAGCCATGTTATGGACAGCCACAACCATTTTGAGCAACAACCCGCATCTAGCATAGCAATTTACTGAGGGAGAGTGGTGGGTTCATGGTAGGTGGGGTTCAGGGTACAGAATTTTGCATCTCTTCTACCAAAAGAAGAACAGACAGTAATAAAAAATTCTCAGTACCTTCCTGCATAGAAGCATAATCAGTATCATAAGCATATCATAAGCATCATAATCAGAAGCATAAGACAGTACTGAGCCTTAGCTGGAACAGTGTTCACAGTAATGCATCACACCACAGAGATGTAGACCAATTGGAGAGAGAATCAGGAGGAGGAATGATAATTATTACAGacatggaaaacagggaaaagttGAAGAAACTAGAATTGTTTAGACTGGAGAGGAGGAAACTGTCAGGGGGTAGTGGGGGGAAGCCTTCAGATATGTAGAAGCCTTTTccatgaagagaaaaatcagattcCCTTGTGCATGAACAAGTAGCAAAGTGTTAAAACAGTGgaagggaaaattattttaaagtttttcttacTATCCAGCTTAGCTGTCAATACAAGAGAAGGCTAGAATAGATAGTCTGGACGGGTATGGTGTCTTCATTGCCCAAATGGTAGGAACTGGTTTAAAAAGGTCTCTTAAAACCAGCTGAATTATCATTTGTTAATCTTGCATTGGAAAAGGGTAGTGGATTTGAGTTTTATGATGATCTTCTAAAATTCCTAtcagggtgttttttttttttttttttttttttttttaattgtgttgaCTGTGTCCTTTCATGTATGAAGGAGGTGCTTGATGATTTAATACCATCATCAGAATAAGTAGAATTCGATACATACACTAGAATTCATAGAGACTTTAGAGTTTTGAGTCTGAAGTGCCTCTCTTCCTGTAAAAGTAACCCATTTGAAATAGGCTTGAGGTTACAGCCTTGTAAAGGCTGTATGGAGAGATGTTCCGGTTTAGGAATACTGCGTGATTTAATGGTCTCCATGCTTAGAAGTTCTTCAACCCATTTCTCTGGTAATGGCACAGTAGGAAGCTTTCCTTTGCCTGTGTAATAGCATTAATAAGTATGCATTGCTTGCATAGCTCTGCCAGTCATAGATAACATATTACAAATATTTGACAGCTAACTTAGATGAAAGTTCATGCTTGGCAAACATAACAAAAACTGAAGTCTTAAAAAACAGCAGGTAAGGCTACCAAAATGGCATCAGTATCAATCTGATGCCAGATCACTTGCAAAGGTATCTTGTCGTGGAACAAGTAAATACATCCATGACTATCAGCTGATTATCCAGatcaacaaaaaacccacaaaatttctgtttaaacttGTGAGCTTCACGCTTATGGGATAAAAATTACTTGGTGAtggtataaaaatatttgaaataattcttaTCCAGGTTGATAAATGAAAGGTTTATCAAAAAAAGTTAGGACTGAAGAATTTTAACTTGTTTAGATATCCGTCCTCCtgtctggggggaaaaaactcaTAAAAATCCTGAACTCTGCAGCACTTTAAAGATGTGAATAAATCTCATGTTGAGAAGTCTTTGGCTTTTATTCTCAACTGCACTGGACAATTACTTCTAACGTTACACTGCATACTTCCAGGTAACTAGATCAGTTAGACATAGTTACccagaaagaaaagtaagttGACGATAGAGAGATGAAGCGCTATGTAAATTGACCTGATATGGCCCAGAATTTTTGCATTCATTTAGGAGTACAgcttttttcaaagtaaaattgGCACCACATTTTCTGCCAacacagcctggaaaaaaaatgaattttaaaaaatcctgtcCCATTTTGcagagtttttcttttcatgaagaAAGTAAGTTGAGTTTTCAAAAGCTCCCTCTAAAAGCTGTTGTGTCTTCTGATAATGTTTGCTGCAGCCTTGTCTTCCAAAATAACTTCCTCTgatcctcctccccctccaaaccaaaaggaaagaggaaactaaACATAAAAATCCCCGAATCCTATTGCTGATGTGATGCTGAGGTGCTGGGATCTAATACTCAAACCATTGATGTCTTGGAATTTTCTATGTTATTTTGGCAACATAGACTCAGCTATGTTGCATATAGACTGTCTTTGTTACTCCTCTTTGCTTAGTTGTATTAATACAATGCCGTTCTCCTAGATACCTTGTAGAGTACAGGGAATATAATAGGGAGAATAACATTGCTAAGAAGTTTCCTGGCCTAATCCTGCAATATTAACATTACATTAAGATTAGTTCCTTAGTACCCACAGATTCAGGCATGCATAATGAATGCTTTCATTACCACTGCATGATTCCTAGGGTTGAAAATAATCCCTTCCTCCTGGACTGTCCCTTCCACATACAACATACATCACAGTGGATGGTCAGAAATACTTAATTGACTCAGCAGTATAATTGCTTAGGAAAAAAGTGGTTTCTGAAAGGACAGTAAATTTTGCATGGAAATTTCTACCATTTCTCTCTGGCTGACTCTCCTCCTGCTGGTAAAATAGCAGTATCTGTGACACCAGGCAAAACTGTCATGTAGTCaaattagaaacattttattcttaaagCACTATGggttttctgtcctttttagCAATTGTTACTCTCCGAGGTTTTTTAACACTTTAGTATTGAGCTTAATAAGTGCATTGTGGTATCATGGTTTACTCCTAACGACAGTTCCAGTAGCTCCTGTGATATTTCCTTACACAATCCATGTGTtccttaaaatacatattttatttcagacaaGGGAGGTTGATTACAGAAGCAGAATGTAATGCCTGATCTTGCAAACTTGTCCCCCAGAGTTGTCAGGAATCTTGCACAGAACAGCCCGTAGGACCAAGATCTAAGGCAtgcatctgtattttcttttgaagagaGAAGTTACGACTCTCTGTTTTCAAGTTGACCTGTACTTTAAATTGAAGAGAAATTTCATCATGAAGTACATTTCTGTGGGGCatgctttgttgtttttaatttctaggGTGAAATAGTTAAGAAGTATACCCAGCTCAACCCTAAAACTTACGAAGACAGACTAGAATTAATTCTAAAGATGTGTGTAGAGGCTGCATCAGAGGCAGTAAATGTGAACTGCAGAATTTTGGGAGTAGGTAAGTTAACAAATACTAACTTTGTCTTTTCATCTAAGTTTTTCAACATGAAATCACTactgattaatttaaaatacttttctaaaaCAGATCTTGTGCCTTTTAAGGTCTTAAATTACATTCTTAAcacaaaaacttttttaaatgtgaaaatgagAAGCTGACTATAAAGACTGAAGTTGCCCCAGGCCATAACAGCCATAAAAGCAGTCTGCTGAGTTATATCTAAACTATATCTAAAATGTGTGGTATATAGATTTTGTGGATTTTGAAGCTCCTTGAAGTCTCACAACTGCAGCTGAGTCACGTTTCCTCTACTGTTTGTAAGCCTTTCTTTACAGCCAGGATCAACTGTGGAGCAGCATTCTCAATTACACTGGGGCAGACTGAAAAGGCTAAAATGTTAGATTAAATATGCAGTTAACAGAGACAAAAGCAGCCTTTTATTGACTTCTGGTTTACTTACACTGTCGTAGAGTTCCAAGTTAAACTGTGTCTTTCTACCAGACAGGAATTCGTCAGTTTAATGATGACTGGGAGGTTTGGTCTTAGATATTACAGTTATTTATGAAGTTGTAAATTAGTGTGTCCCAGATTTTTAAGGAGGACATAAAATCCCCATTTTAGCTGAGATATGCTCCAAAAGAAAAGTAGTTTGCTCCAGACCAAAACTTACTTGAATCACACAGTACAAAGAAAAGTTAATTTgaactttctttaaaagtatttttcaaaacaatgtTAAATACACAAAGCCATAAGAAGAAATATGTCAAGACCCTCAGATCAAATCTTTTAGACTATCTGTTTGGTAATACACATGACTTAACCacccaaattattttattgtgtcAAAACACTAAATCTTGAAAGCCTCATAGTTCCTGTAGAAAAGATGGTAAATTCTGCAGTAGTCACTATTGCAAGTATCTCAGAACAGTTTAGTCAGCTACATTTATTAGGATAATGAAACCATAAACTGGTTTACAGAAGTTTatatatggggaaaaaaacttccCTTCTGTTTGTCATTTTACAAGAATTAcattcctgtttttcttcagcCCCCTCCCTTCTGTGACTGATTGCTTACTGTTCAATTACTGAGTAATGAGGTGAAAAGTTGTGCTACAGAATAAGAAATTTCTTTACCTAGCTATTTCTGTTAGCTGCTCTTTGCCTCATTCAGACCCATAGTTTGAATCAGAATACTACCTGAAATTTAAAGTTCTCTTTAGACAATGACATATAATTCCTATGGGAATAATTAATGTATTAGATTCTAGTAATTTTCTTAAGACTAATAATCATAACATTGGAGAAGTTTTTGCAAGACTGAGCAGAAGGGCTAGATTTAATCCTGGACCTTTTATCAGTAACACTGGCGTTTTTCCAGCTATCATAGGTAAGGGTAAAAGTAGTAACCATTGGAAATGAATGAGGAGCAAGAGTTACTAACAGAGAGCAATGAAGaagtgttttcctccttttagtCCTGCAAACTGCTGTCAGCACACAACATACTAGCTACATGAACATAACTGATTGAAGAACTCCCACTAATACAAAACAGGTTTGCGGGGTGATTAAAAAGtaggactgaaaaaaataattttcaacatcTTTTTGTCTTCACCAAATAAGTCTATATTGCAACAGCTCTGCAGTTAGTTtcaattttgttatttttgttgggttttttttttttttactcaaagcatttatattaaaaacagctttctgaaaatgaggGGAAAGTATCAGGCCCAAtgttactgaattttttttttttttttaacttttacaaAACACAAATTTTAAGCCAAAGGAGACCCAGATCTATACAGAAATGTTGTGTAGAGGTACTTGTGAGTGCTATCTATTTACTGCTATTAGGCAGTTTTTATGTTACCTTTCTGGAGCTGACAGTAGAGAAAAGAGGATGAAGAGACGGCTTCTGCTAATTCCCATAGTCATTTACATCAGTTACAGAATTATGGCATTTAGAAAAAGTAGACATGTTAATCAGCTATTGTTGAGTTAGCAACTAAGTATTAAATCAGGTTTTGTTATAATAAACATTTGGTTATTAAAATCCTAGGGAGACCTTCAGAGATTGACATTGGGAATGTCATTTCCATTAGATACATGCTGACAGGTTCTCAGATGATTTGGTCTTTACAAAGTGAGATTTTTTGCGGGTCTTACAGCTTTAATGTTCAAATTCAGCTGCTTGTCTTGTAGCTTTTGTGGCTGCTTTCTATTATAATGGTAACCCtaggactcttttttttttttttttctgaatgtctttAGACAAGTGACAATTACATACTCTCTGTACAACAGTAATAGATAAAATGTTCAAATTTTGTTGTCTACAGCTAAATACCTCCATAATAGAGTGGCCTACTTTTCAAAGGTCCTGACAGAGTCCATCAACTTTGGAAGCCTCTCCAGCTAGAGGAAACTGGTTTGGCTAATAGTGCCTATTATTAGCCATTATTCTGTTCAGCAGACAAATCTCTGAACGGAGTCttgatttttctggaaaatagtgTATTTTTAAGTAGAAATCACTACTCAAAGTTCAGTGATTATTTTTAGTCATTCTAAATCTTGAGAGTTACAGAAAATTTCAGGACACTTCTACTGTTCCAGGGTTTGAACAATTTATTTTGTACAGTTTGCTATTGTATGTCTTTCCTAGATgactaaaaagaaacacaagtaTTAACTGATTTGCTGCAATCTTGCCTGAAGTAGAAACATTAACTCTCTAACACTAACCATTACCCATCTAGTTAGTCTTAAGATACTGGGTGCGTTGTGATTAGAGCAATTGAGTTCTATGAATTATTGTTACATGTCAGAAATTGCACTGCCAGTAATACTAAGAAATTGTTACTTTCACGCTCTGCTTCAAAGCCTagtattagaaataaaaatacttgtcaTTGCAAAGATAAAAATAGATCTTAAAGTATTACACAGActtagttttgatttttctctcctgtattTCTGGGACTTAGGTATTTCCACAGGTGGACGGGTAAATCCCCGAGAAGGAATTGTGCTTCACTCTACAAAACTCATTCAGGAGTGGAGCTCTGTGGATCTCAGAACTCCAATATCTGATGCTCTGCACCTGCCAGTCTGGGTGGACAATGATGGAAACTGTGCTGCACTAGCAGAGAGGAAATTTGGTCATggaaaaggaatagaaaattTTGTAACACTCATTACTGGTACAGGTGGGTATATTATAGTTCAATGAAACCCAAACTCAAAATACCAGCACCATCAGTCAGAAGTTCAGCTGATCTTGAAAGCATAAACACCACCACTGTGCTTGGAAAACCCTAATATATTAGGTTCTTAAACCAAAAATCCTTTTGCCActctatttgtttcttttagggtgctttttaatttattcaggCAAATGAAACGTTTTGCATAGTATAAGCTTCTTGATAAAAGAAGTTCTGCTGATACAGATATGCAGGCAAaccattttttcaaaataaggaaaatctGAGCAACTTTAGCtggaataattttgcttttttcagctttataGCTTAattctcttccagctgcagaaatACAAGTCAGATCAGGATATATATCTAGAAGATAAGCAACTGACTATGAGACGTGATGCTTATTACATCTCAAATGCAAATGTGGGgtaatttttcttatttgttatGTATATAGTCCTTTAGAATGGTGGCAGTAATAACTCCACCCAGGGTTTGGGAAGGGGCAGCAGAGGATTGCAGATTTAAGTGTCCTGGCTCTTTAGCACACAGGTTTAGCCATCTaaatacagcattaaaatatctcctctgaaatgtaaaattttaagGCCTCTTGAAAGGTTAGTTTTGTGCATAAAGAGCATGACTCAGGAGCTTAAAAGATCTGTCATAGTAGTTCAGTACCATCTGTAGGCTTTTTAAGAAAGGAGAAGCATTACATACCGTTTTGATACATGAATGAATAGGAGGGAGCAATGAACTTGCTTATTAGGTGTGTTGAATAGAGAAGAGTTCTTCAATAACCAGTAATTTTTGGTTTCCAGTACAGAAGACCACTGATGCAcatatttttcttgtctgtaTTAGAATAAGCAAATGTCAATGTGCTGCAGAATTGGGGCCtctaaaaactgtattttatgtttggttttgttttgggggggcgTTTAATCATAGAAGTTTTCATATCTTTGCAGGAATTGGAGGTGGAATCATTCATCAACACGAATTGATCCATGGCAgttctttctgtgctgctgagctTGGGCATATTGTTGTATCTTTAGATGGACCAGAATGCCTGTGTGGTAGCCAAGGATGTATAGAAGCATATGCCTCTGGAATAGCATTACAGAGAGAAGCTAAGAAACTGCATGATGGTATCTATGtactttatttttgaaaacacGATTACTAAATTGcagtataaaaagaaatttgcaaAAATTATATTAAGAAAAGACCTGCCATCTTTTTCTAGGAGGAGACAAGAACAGGTGTGCAGGCAGCTAGATGGGATTCCTGTGTATGGCCAACCCAGGAGCTGCCACAACCTGCATAGTACAATTCTTTTTCAGTGATGGCAATGCCCAGGCAAGCCACATGTGGAACTACTGGTCTCAAAATGACTGGAAACATGTAGTACAGTTTACTCTCTCCTTAAAAAGTGTGCTGTAAGGTAATCTGATGGGCATTCTGTGAAGTTTGGTTTCACAGTGTTTGTCTTTCAGCAATAATTTCTCAGTCTCAGATAAGTTTGAGaacacatattttattttattaacttttgGGGCTGAAAGACTAGTGAATTACCATACTGTAACTGTTTGAGTTTGATGCCCTGCCTCTGCAGTTCACTGAATAATATGGATATGACCACTTTGGCTAAACTGAGGGCTGGACAGATTGCTCAGGTTTCAGGCTtcagtatgaaaataaaagagatgTAAAGATCTTAACTAACTGCCTGTTTGTCACCCTCCATTTCTTGACTTACGCCATCACCGTGTTTTTCTCTTggctttctttcctcctcttcaaacAGAGGATCGGCTTTTAGTAGAAGGAATGTcaatgaagaaggaggaggtTGTTAGCGCTGCACATCTCATTCAAGCAGCTAAACTTGGGAACACAAAAGCAGACAGCATTCTCAGAACAGGTGAGAACATAGCCCAAAAGGTGGAACCTTCCCGTGATTTTATTTTCGGGTATACAGAAATCGTAATGCACTGTAACACTACAAACACAACTCTACATGTTGAGGACCTCTCTatgtaaaaattattaatgGTAATGAAATGTTAAATATAAATGTTGGAGGAAGTGTGTATTAAAAGTCTCTGTTCCAATAaatgagaggaggaaaagcttcTGCAAAGATCAGCTTAAAAACAGTGAGGTCTCGACATTCTCATATTGGAAAATTTGGGGACATTTCTCTGTAGGCAAGTGAATGGCTAGTCTGAGCAAGCAAAGGCAACTTACCTATTACTTTACATGGGatattttactgttttactAGCTTTAAATACAGTCCTCTTCCTTGTACATAGCTGATAGCACTAAGATGGTAAAGTAATGCTTTCCTATTTTCTCTTAGCTTACAAGTGTGGTAATGCATTGCTTTGTCTTTCACAGCCATATCATTGGATGATGCATTATAGTGCAATAAAATTGCCCTTTTTGTCTTctacttttgaaagaaaaattaatggcAAACTCATATTGTCTGATAACGTAAACTCCAAACTGTCTCCCATATGGAATAGAATGCTTTTCTGACAGTGTCATTTGCTGCTAACAGACTTATTTCAACTACTGATGCCTGGACTGCTTTGAGTATTctacttaatttctttttactttatcttttcagctgggacagcatTAGGCCTTGGAGTTGTGAACATTCTGCACACCATGAACCCCTCTCTTGTTATCCTTTCTGGAGTTCTAGCTAGCCACTATGTTAATGCTGTCAAAGATGTCATAAATCGACAGGCTCTTTCCTCTGTTAAAACTGTGGATGTGGTGGTCTCAAATCTAGCAGATCCTGCTCTTCTTGGAGCTGCTAGCCTGGTACTGGATTATACTACACGTAGAATATACTAGGTACCTGGAAGAATTATAGAAAAGGACTATTCAAATTCCTAATGGGTGGAGGAAATACTTTGCctcaaattttccttttatgagAGCAGCTGTTTAATCAGAATAGTGTTCTGAATAGTTAGTGACTACTTCAGCATTTCCTAATTGAGGTATTATCTTTTTGTACTTTCTCCTAAATTTCATCTGACTTCATAGGAACTAATGTGCAATTCTGTTGTGTTTAATCACCTCTGTTGGTAAGTCCATATGTTGTTTTAAGTGTGGCTGAATTATTTATGAGCATATCTTGATGTATGGTAGGGAATATGTGTATGGTGTGTCAAATTATAGCTAACACTTGGGGATCTGTATCTCATTTTGCATCTCTGTGAAATGAGAAGTCTATAATGTGACCAGCTTTTCAGTTTCCAGGCTTCTACCCGCAAAGTAAATATGATGTAATCACCAGGTAGTAATTTCAGTGGGTGGAAATGAGGGAAGTTGCTTCTACAATAAAAAGGCTGCATCTAGAAATTGTGGTTTGTGAAGGACTTGGTGGAGGCAGTTATTTATTACATCACCTTTAGAGAGCAGAGTCCCATGTTTTAGAAGCTTTGCATATGAAGGAGAAAGACTGTGGTCTAGTGAGCTTAGAGCCTGCAGAGGAGTCCAAACAAACTGACAAGTGTAGCAGTGAgcatctttgtcttctggctATGGCCAACAGTAAATTACTTGAATtttattgtttggggttttctcaAGGGACTTCATCTGCCAGATTAGCAGAGGGGACTGTTTATTCTTTGGTAGTCAGATGTGGCACATCTGATCATAAAGACTCTTACCTTTGAAGAAAACTTTTCCACTGCAGAGTGAGATAATGCATCTCCTCAGCAGTTTTGGTAGCTGCAGGTACATTGTTCTTGTCCTGCATTCACCATCAGCTCGCAGGATGAAAAGTCAAATCTGAGCCTCATCCTCACCTTCAAGACATTCAGAAGCCTGGGAGCAAAGTATGTCACATACCAATGAAGTTTTGCCTAGGTAAACCATGATTTATGTTTCTTTAACTAGTACTTCTTGATATATAGCTCTGTCTTTTTATCCAGCTGCTTTTTAGCATACTTCCAAGATACTGCAGTAATAACTATTTGACACaaggaaaaatgggaaaaacaaacagaccCACCTAACTGATCAGCTATCTCAGAAAGAAGATACCTGTGGAAGAACAGTCACAAGACCATCCTCTGTCCTGCTTTTAATGGCCTATTTTGACATCTAACTAACTCGGCCATTGATAATATTTGCAGAAGCCCAGTAAAGTAC is drawn from Haliaeetus albicilla chromosome Z, bHalAlb1.1, whole genome shotgun sequence and contains these coding sequences:
- the GNE gene encoding bifunctional UDP-N-acetylglucosamine 2-epimerase/N-acetylmannosamine kinase isoform X3 — translated: MIEQDDFDIHTRLHTIVRGEDEAAMVESVGLALVKLPDVLNRLKPDIMIVHGDRFDALALATSAALMNIRILHIEGGEVSGTIDDSIRHAITKLAHYHVCCTRSAEQHLIAMCEDHDRILLAGCPSYDKLLSAKNKDYMSIIRMWLGEDVKTRDYIVALQHPVTTDIKHSIKMFELTLDALISFNKRTLVLFPNVDAGSKEMVRVMRKKGIEHHPNFRAVKHVPFDQFIQLVAHAGCMIGNSSCGVREVGAFGTPVINLGTRQTGRETGENVLHVRDADTQDKILHALQLQFGKQYPCSKIYGDGNAVPRILKFLKSIDLKEPLQKKFCFPPVKDNISQDIDHILETQSALAVDLGGTNLRVAIVSMKGEIVKKYTQLNPKTYEDRLELILKMCVEAASEAVNVNCRILGVGISTGGRVNPREGIVLHSTKLIQEWSSVDLRTPISDALHLPVWVDNDGNCAALAERKFGHGKGIENFVTLITGTGIGGGIIHQHELIHGSSFCAAELGHIVVSLDGPECLCGSQGCIEAYASGIALQREAKKLHDEDRLLVEGMSMKKEEVVSAAHLIQAAKLGNTKADSILRTAGTALGLGVVNILHTMNPSLVILSGVLASHYVNAVKDVINRQALSSVKTVDVVVSNLADPALLGAASLVLDYTTRRIY
- the GNE gene encoding bifunctional UDP-N-acetylglucosamine 2-epimerase/N-acetylmannosamine kinase isoform X1, whose translation is MGTNAPPRREPLARGPHEVYFKNLSKQKQKEVMEKNGNNHKLRVCVATCNRADYSKLAPIMFGIKAEPQFFELDVVVLGSHLIDDYGNTYRMIEQDDFDIHTRLHTIVRGEDEAAMVESVGLALVKLPDVLNRLKPDIMIVHGDRFDALALATSAALMNIRILHIEGGEVSGTIDDSIRHAITKLAHYHVCCTRSAEQHLIAMCEDHDRILLAGCPSYDKLLSAKNKDYMSIIRMWLGEDVKTRDYIVALQHPVTTDIKHSIKMFELTLDALISFNKRTLVLFPNVDAGSKEMVRVMRKKGIEHHPNFRAVKHVPFDQFIQLVAHAGCMIGNSSCGVREVGAFGTPVINLGTRQTGRETGENVLHVRDADTQDKILHALQLQFGKQYPCSKIYGDGNAVPRILKFLKSIDLKEPLQKKFCFPPVKDNISQDIDHILETQSALAVDLGGTNLRVAIVSMKGEIVKKYTQLNPKTYEDRLELILKMCVEAASEAVNVNCRILGVGISTGGRVNPREGIVLHSTKLIQEWSSVDLRTPISDALHLPVWVDNDGNCAALAERKFGHGKGIENFVTLITGTGIGGGIIHQHELIHGSSFCAAELGHIVVSLDGPECLCGSQGCIEAYASGIALQREAKKLHDEDRLLVEGMSMKKEEVVSAAHLIQAAKLGNTKADSILRTAGTALGLGVVNILHTMNPSLVILSGVLASHYVNAVKDVINRQALSSVKTVDVVVSNLADPALLGAASLVLDYTTRRIY
- the GNE gene encoding bifunctional UDP-N-acetylglucosamine 2-epimerase/N-acetylmannosamine kinase isoform X2 codes for the protein MEKNGNNHKLRVCVATCNRADYSKLAPIMFGIKAEPQFFELDVVVLGSHLIDDYGNTYRMIEQDDFDIHTRLHTIVRGEDEAAMVESVGLALVKLPDVLNRLKPDIMIVHGDRFDALALATSAALMNIRILHIEGGEVSGTIDDSIRHAITKLAHYHVCCTRSAEQHLIAMCEDHDRILLAGCPSYDKLLSAKNKDYMSIIRMWLGEDVKTRDYIVALQHPVTTDIKHSIKMFELTLDALISFNKRTLVLFPNVDAGSKEMVRVMRKKGIEHHPNFRAVKHVPFDQFIQLVAHAGCMIGNSSCGVREVGAFGTPVINLGTRQTGRETGENVLHVRDADTQDKILHALQLQFGKQYPCSKIYGDGNAVPRILKFLKSIDLKEPLQKKFCFPPVKDNISQDIDHILETQSALAVDLGGTNLRVAIVSMKGEIVKKYTQLNPKTYEDRLELILKMCVEAASEAVNVNCRILGVGISTGGRVNPREGIVLHSTKLIQEWSSVDLRTPISDALHLPVWVDNDGNCAALAERKFGHGKGIENFVTLITGTGIGGGIIHQHELIHGSSFCAAELGHIVVSLDGPECLCGSQGCIEAYASGIALQREAKKLHDEDRLLVEGMSMKKEEVVSAAHLIQAAKLGNTKADSILRTAGTALGLGVVNILHTMNPSLVILSGVLASHYVNAVKDVINRQALSSVKTVDVVVSNLADPALLGAASLVLDYTTRRIY